One window from the genome of bacterium encodes:
- a CDS encoding transposase, with product MRNVPANRFESDRTFFVTSTLSISRPLFADAQNAQCILDTWDFYRARSEIELYGFVVMQDHIHLIVQVLSPLTLDAWMNRFKSYVAHKINCGPMWTRSYWSEVVVNEKFLRQKLHYIHLNPVRAGLVAKPELYYWSSARDYANEAGPWRVDL from the coding sequence ATGCGCAACGTCCCAGCAAATCGTTTCGAAAGCGATCGCACATTCTTCGTAACGAGTACCCTGAGCATTTCCCGGCCCCTGTTCGCGGATGCCCAAAACGCACAATGTATTCTGGATACGTGGGATTTCTACCGCGCGAGAAGCGAGATAGAGCTTTATGGCTTCGTGGTCATGCAGGATCACATTCATCTTATTGTCCAGGTGCTCAGCCCCTTAACGCTTGACGCATGGATGAACCGATTCAAGAGTTACGTGGCTCACAAAATCAACTGTGGGCCAATGTGGACTCGCAGTTACTGGTCCGAGGTGGTCGTCAACGAGAAATTCCTACGGCAGAAACTGCATTACATTCATCTCAATCCTGTAAGAGCAGGATTAGTTGCCAAGCCTGAGTTGTATTATTGGTCGAGCGCACGGGATTATGCCAATGAAGCTGGACCTTGGCGGGTAGACCTCTGA
- a CDS encoding M36 family metallopeptidase has translation MYSRVWISAAIILAVATVSFGLGEATRSALLTPNAAFEQAGTGEWQGTQVLNKATGRVESLFGMAVGPFSGSPAEAARRYLSTQTAVTGYAAEELSLVRSIESQGSRFVTFEAKVGGLPVYPGETVVTFDSRMRVVFLYNGLLPVDRTAKTGMGISADAAIQIARSYLKPSGRDQGAPSARAVLWTGDTTVRPAWIVSMPAEQPRGDWQIFVDGNSGQVFRVRNNEKDFNGHGMAFVPDPLTTAQATYGQTGYTDNSDANSTQLQAQRVAVTLPDITFSGGVYSLSGPWVNLLNFESPAGNPVTSTDSNGFSFTRDAQGFEDVMCYYHIDLSQRWIQSLGFSNIQHAPIGCDPHGLSGADNSHYVPSTNRIAFGEGGVDDAEDADVIWHEYGHGIQNSQVPNYGAGGDEGAMGEGFGDYWAGSYSQSISSFNNSWIFNWDGHNTFWAGRTFTQNKVYPTNLDGEVHDDGEIWSQACYDTRNRANVGRTVMDKVVLQHHFSLGTTATMPTAAAAILTADNSLYGGVHYPDIYAGFVPRGLLSSTGAISCLAPNGGESWNTGTTHTISWSYYNLTGNARIEINRSYPAGAWELVNNTTALSTGSYTWTVSGAATATARIRISADNNTAVNDISNANFTIVSSGPQITLTAPNGGESWYVGDANTITWTSSGLAENVKIELNRAYPGATWETIVASTANTGSYSWTLTGAASTTARVRVSGVTQTTVADTSNANFTIGVRVIVLTAPNGGETWLTGDANAITWTASGLLEDVRIELNRTYPGATWETIVASTNNTGVYVWTVTAPLTGTARIRIYHVTHTSIADTSAANFTIAARALTVTSPNGSESWTTGSLHNITWTSQSLTGTVSLDLNRSYPAGAWENIATGALNNGSYPWTVTGPVTSVARVRLTSESFATVSDVSDANFSIFAPNQPPVIVHDPLHDQNPAPFTVTTLVTDDAPGVSASISYRLVGAPSFNTLAMPSTGNANEFAATIPSLVEGSYEYYLSATDAGLLTSTTAHYVFYVAQSCGNELGYDDGNAERSNWSSNTAFKWAVKFDAPALPFALCNVRVGISAANPDAAHSQVQVSILHADGPGGLPGTPVVTRVAGSIGNVIGGVPQNPDNWTTVFFRDNGQPFVLSGAFYVAVSNPDSAAGFESFLSDTTGALAGRSYVYSPCDSSWHLENVTDSITFRGNRMIRVSGYGLIPPGDVVILPVGNDLHLDWTNVGAPFYHIYSALYEDGPFTTLVGTTTTNSFIDAGAADARKFYRVLTSTTP, from the coding sequence TTGTATTCAAGAGTTTGGATCAGCGCAGCGATCATTCTCGCTGTGGCAACGGTCAGTTTCGGTCTGGGTGAAGCCACACGTTCGGCATTGCTTACACCTAACGCCGCCTTCGAACAGGCAGGCACGGGCGAGTGGCAGGGCACACAGGTGCTCAACAAAGCCACAGGCCGGGTTGAATCGTTGTTCGGAATGGCCGTCGGTCCCTTCTCGGGCTCTCCCGCGGAGGCTGCTCGCCGGTACCTCTCCACGCAAACCGCCGTCACCGGATACGCGGCGGAAGAACTCTCCCTTGTGCGCAGCATCGAATCGCAAGGCAGCCGCTTCGTCACCTTTGAAGCCAAGGTCGGCGGCCTGCCGGTTTATCCCGGCGAAACCGTGGTGACGTTCGACTCCCGGATGCGCGTCGTCTTCCTGTACAACGGTCTGCTCCCCGTGGACCGCACGGCGAAAACCGGCATGGGCATCTCAGCAGATGCCGCCATTCAAATCGCCCGCAGCTATCTGAAGCCCTCTGGCCGTGATCAAGGCGCACCTTCGGCCCGCGCCGTCCTGTGGACTGGAGATACAACCGTCCGCCCGGCGTGGATTGTTTCCATGCCCGCCGAGCAGCCGCGCGGCGACTGGCAGATCTTTGTGGACGGCAACTCGGGGCAGGTCTTCCGCGTCCGCAACAATGAAAAAGACTTCAACGGCCACGGCATGGCCTTCGTCCCCGATCCTCTGACCACGGCGCAAGCCACCTATGGCCAGACGGGTTACACCGACAACAGCGATGCCAACTCAACCCAGCTTCAAGCACAGCGCGTGGCCGTGACGTTGCCGGACATTACCTTCTCCGGCGGGGTCTACAGCCTTTCCGGACCGTGGGTGAATCTGCTCAACTTCGAGAGCCCGGCAGGCAATCCGGTCACCTCCACCGATTCCAACGGTTTCAGCTTCACGCGTGACGCTCAAGGCTTCGAAGATGTGATGTGCTACTATCACATTGACCTTTCCCAGCGCTGGATCCAGAGTCTCGGTTTCAGCAACATTCAGCACGCTCCCATCGGCTGCGATCCGCACGGTTTGTCCGGCGCGGACAACTCGCACTACGTTCCTTCTACGAACCGGATTGCTTTCGGTGAGGGCGGGGTGGATGACGCGGAAGACGCCGATGTGATCTGGCATGAATACGGTCACGGCATTCAGAACAGTCAGGTACCCAACTACGGTGCAGGCGGCGATGAAGGTGCGATGGGCGAAGGCTTCGGCGACTACTGGGCCGGATCCTATTCCCAATCCATCTCGTCCTTCAACAACTCCTGGATCTTCAACTGGGACGGTCACAACACCTTTTGGGCGGGCCGCACCTTTACACAGAACAAGGTCTATCCCACCAATCTCGACGGCGAAGTGCATGACGACGGCGAGATCTGGTCGCAGGCCTGCTATGACACCCGCAACCGCGCCAACGTGGGCCGCACGGTGATGGACAAGGTGGTGCTGCAGCATCATTTTTCGCTGGGCACAACCGCGACCATGCCCACCGCCGCCGCCGCCATTTTGACGGCCGACAACAGTCTTTACGGTGGCGTGCATTATCCGGATATCTACGCGGGCTTCGTGCCGCGCGGCCTGCTGTCCTCGACCGGCGCCATCTCCTGTCTGGCGCCCAATGGCGGCGAATCTTGGAATACGGGCACGACCCACACCATCTCCTGGTCCTATTACAATCTTACGGGCAATGCCCGCATCGAAATCAACCGCAGCTATCCGGCGGGCGCGTGGGAACTGGTAAACAACACCACAGCCCTCTCCACCGGCAGCTACACGTGGACGGTCAGCGGCGCGGCTACTGCCACCGCGCGTATTCGTATCAGCGCGGACAACAACACCGCCGTCAATGACATCTCCAACGCCAACTTCACCATCGTCTCTTCGGGGCCGCAGATCACCCTCACCGCACCCAACGGCGGCGAATCCTGGTACGTGGGTGATGCCAACACCATCACGTGGACCTCTTCGGGTCTTGCCGAAAATGTCAAGATCGAACTGAACCGCGCCTATCCCGGCGCCACATGGGAGACCATTGTCGCCAGCACGGCCAACACCGGCTCCTACAGTTGGACACTGACCGGCGCGGCGTCTACCACGGCTCGCGTGCGCGTTAGCGGCGTTACACAGACCACCGTGGCCGACACCTCCAATGCCAACTTTACCATTGGCGTCCGCGTCATCGTTCTCACCGCACCCAATGGCGGCGAAACATGGCTGACCGGAGATGCCAATGCCATCACCTGGACGGCGTCAGGGCTGCTCGAAGATGTAAGAATCGAACTCAATCGCACCTATCCCGGAGCCACGTGGGAGACCATCGTTGCCAGCACCAACAATACCGGTGTCTACGTCTGGACAGTAACCGCTCCTCTTACCGGCACGGCGCGCATCCGGATTTACCACGTGACGCACACCTCCATCGCCGATACGTCTGCGGCCAACTTCACCATTGCCGCGCGCGCACTGACCGTTACGTCACCCAACGGGTCCGAAAGCTGGACTACCGGATCGCTCCACAACATCACGTGGACCTCGCAGAGCCTCACCGGCACTGTGTCGCTGGATCTGAACCGCAGCTATCCCGCCGGAGCGTGGGAGAACATCGCCACAGGAGCCTTGAATAACGGCAGCTATCCGTGGACCGTCACCGGACCCGTCACCAGCGTGGCCCGCGTGCGTCTCACCAGTGAAAGCTTCGCCACCGTATCCGATGTCTCCGATGCGAACTTCAGCATCTTCGCCCCCAATCAGCCGCCGGTCATCGTCCACGATCCGCTGCATGATCAAAATCCCGCGCCCTTTACGGTAACCACGCTGGTAACCGATGATGCGCCGGGCGTCAGCGCGTCCATCTCCTATCGTCTGGTTGGCGCGCCATCCTTCAACACGCTGGCCATGCCTTCCACCGGCAATGCCAATGAGTTTGCCGCCACGATTCCTTCACTGGTTGAGGGATCGTATGAATACTACCTCAGTGCCACGGATGCAGGTCTGCTGACCTCCACCACGGCGCACTATGTCTTCTATGTGGCGCAAAGCTGTGGCAACGAACTGGGTTACGATGACGGCAATGCCGAGCGCAGCAACTGGAGTTCCAACACGGCCTTCAAATGGGCGGTCAAGTTCGATGCTCCCGCGCTGCCTTTCGCGCTCTGTAATGTTCGTGTCGGTATCAGCGCCGCCAACCCTGATGCGGCTCACTCGCAGGTTCAGGTCAGCATCCTCCATGCGGACGGTCCGGGCGGATTACCGGGCACTCCGGTGGTCACCCGCGTGGCCGGAAGCATCGGCAATGTTATCGGCGGCGTTCCGCAAAATCCCGACAACTGGACCACGGTCTTCTTCCGCGATAACGGTCAGCCCTTTGTATTGAGCGGCGCGTTTTATGTCGCCGTCTCCAATCCCGATTCCGCCGCGGGCTTCGAATCCTTCCTCTCCGACACCACCGGCGCTCTGGCCGGACGCAGTTATGTTTACAGCCCGTGTGACAGCAGTTGGCATCTGGAAAATGTCACCGACAGCATCACCTTCCGTGGCAACCGCATGATCCGCGTGTCCGGCTACGGCCTGATTCCGCCCGGCGACGTGGTCATTCTGCCCGTCGGCAATGATCTGCATCTGGATTGGACCAACGTCGGTGCGCCGTTCTATCACATCTACAGCGCCCTGTACGAGGATGGCCCCTTCACCACGCTGGTCGGCACCACCACAACCAATAGCTTCATCGACGCCGGTGCTGCCGACGCCCGGAAATTCTACCGCGTCCTGACCTCCACGACGCCGTAA
- a CDS encoding PhzF family phenazine biosynthesis protein, which produces MSLPLFTVDSFTEVPFKGNPAGVCLLSEAKDAAWMQNVAAEMKHAETAFLVSRAEGYDLRWFTPAVEVNLCGHATLASAHILFQEGRVKPGEPIRFFTRSGELKARREGDMIVLDFPTQPAQEIAPPPHLLEALGGVEPLFVGQNDDDYLVCVSSAEMVKALSPDFAQLKRFDVRGVIVTASDNQSGVDFVSRFFAPGAGIDEDPVTGSAHCCLAVYWNQRLHKTEFIAHQLSARGGVLRVTLAGDRVLLGGHAVTVWKGSLLA; this is translated from the coding sequence ATGTCCCTTCCCCTTTTCACCGTAGACTCCTTCACCGAGGTGCCGTTCAAGGGCAACCCGGCGGGGGTGTGTCTGTTGTCCGAAGCCAAAGACGCGGCGTGGATGCAGAATGTCGCGGCGGAGATGAAACACGCCGAGACTGCGTTCTTGGTGTCGCGGGCGGAAGGGTATGATCTGCGCTGGTTCACGCCGGCCGTGGAGGTCAACCTCTGCGGACATGCCACACTGGCCAGCGCGCACATCCTTTTTCAGGAAGGGCGCGTCAAACCGGGCGAGCCGATCCGCTTCTTTACCCGTAGCGGTGAACTGAAAGCGCGCCGGGAAGGTGACATGATTGTGCTCGATTTTCCCACTCAGCCCGCACAGGAAATCGCACCTCCGCCGCACCTGCTCGAAGCCTTGGGCGGCGTGGAGCCGCTGTTTGTGGGACAGAATGATGACGATTACCTTGTCTGTGTCTCGTCGGCGGAGATGGTGAAGGCCCTGTCGCCGGATTTCGCCCAACTTAAGCGCTTTGATGTGCGCGGAGTCATCGTTACCGCCTCCGACAATCAAAGCGGCGTGGATTTCGTCTCCCGCTTCTTCGCTCCCGGCGCGGGGATTGATGAAGATCCCGTCACCGGCTCGGCGCACTGCTGCCTCGCCGTCTACTGGAATCAGCGTCTGCACAAGACCGAGTTCATCGCCCATCAGCTTTCCGCGCGCGGCGGCGTGCTGCGCGTCACCTTGGCCGGAGACCGCGTGCTGCTCGGCGGCCATGCCGTGACTGTGTGGAAAGGCAGCCTGCTCGCGTAG
- a CDS encoding T9SS type A sorting domain-containing protein codes for MLRKTLMLFAALAVLGLGLLSTANAVMLNEILYDTQGTDDVNLMFTELWGTPGTDIGGWTLVGINGNGGAEYVTITIPDGTTIPADGYFVIGNTSSVSNVDYVCGGAGGAGVDWQNAGSTSQIDCDGIDLRDADGATVDHLCYGECRVAGSCTGEGSHNAPDYNPPSTGPNKSLARMPDHQDTGDNAADWTVNETLTPGAPNAGVPCVPQYVTLSQVRANDAEGIPTLDSSFVVFRGIVNIDNYLIDSTSLTKFFIQDDDAGVQIFRGGVPENIVAGDCLTVSGWVGFYRGLTEIISGGSGSCVYRIDRTNHVNPPTPSLITCASPFEQYEGMVVRINNVHIVSGTWPSEGQYSNNLIISDDQGTIELSINKWTNVDGSPQPTGAFSVVGIISQYDVATPYDGYYEIIPRSTDDIITLGADDPHGMATVGEFRLDMPYPNPFNGTALIHYTVGSARDLTLTIYDVLGREVLHERLSGVTPGEHSYSWTPTAASGLYLLRLTGASQTQTAKLLYLR; via the coding sequence ATGCTGCGCAAAACGCTAATGTTGTTTGCGGCTCTGGCCGTCCTCGGTCTGGGCCTGCTGTCCACGGCCAACGCCGTGATGCTCAACGAAATTCTGTATGACACTCAGGGCACCGACGACGTCAATCTGATGTTCACGGAGCTGTGGGGCACGCCCGGAACCGACATCGGCGGCTGGACGCTGGTCGGCATCAATGGCAACGGCGGTGCGGAATACGTCACCATCACCATTCCCGACGGCACCACCATTCCCGCCGACGGCTACTTTGTCATCGGCAATACTTCCAGCGTTTCCAACGTGGATTACGTCTGCGGCGGTGCGGGAGGCGCGGGTGTGGACTGGCAGAACGCCGGCTCCACCAGCCAGATAGATTGCGACGGCATCGATCTGCGGGACGCTGACGGCGCCACCGTGGACCACCTCTGTTACGGCGAATGCCGTGTCGCCGGCAGTTGCACGGGTGAAGGCAGCCACAATGCTCCCGATTACAATCCGCCTTCCACCGGCCCCAACAAGTCGCTGGCCCGCATGCCGGATCATCAGGACACCGGCGACAACGCCGCCGACTGGACCGTCAACGAGACGCTGACCCCCGGCGCTCCCAATGCGGGCGTGCCCTGCGTGCCGCAGTATGTAACGCTCTCGCAGGTCCGCGCCAATGACGCCGAAGGCATTCCCACATTGGACAGCTCCTTTGTGGTTTTCCGCGGCATCGTCAACATCGACAACTACCTCATCGACAGCACGTCGCTGACCAAGTTCTTCATTCAGGATGATGATGCCGGCGTGCAGATCTTCCGTGGCGGCGTTCCCGAGAACATCGTGGCCGGCGACTGCCTGACCGTGTCCGGCTGGGTGGGCTTCTACCGTGGCCTCACCGAAATCATCTCCGGCGGCAGCGGCAGTTGCGTCTACCGCATCGACCGCACCAATCATGTCAATCCGCCCACTCCGAGCCTGATCACCTGCGCCTCGCCCTTCGAGCAGTATGAAGGCATGGTGGTCCGCATCAACAACGTGCACATCGTCAGCGGCACCTGGCCGTCCGAAGGTCAGTACAGCAACAACCTCATCATCAGCGATGATCAGGGCACCATCGAACTGTCCATCAATAAGTGGACCAACGTCGACGGCTCGCCCCAGCCCACCGGAGCCTTCAGTGTGGTCGGCATCATCAGCCAGTATGACGTCGCCACACCGTATGATGGCTACTACGAGATCATTCCCCGTTCGACCGACGACATCATCACCCTCGGCGCCGATGATCCGCACGGCATGGCCACCGTTGGCGAATTCCGCCTCGATATGCCGTATCCCAATCCCTTCAACGGCACGGCACTCATTCACTACACCGTTGGTTCGGCGCGCGACCTGACCTTGACAATCTACGATGTGCTGGGACGTGAAGTGCTGCACGAGCGGCTGTCCGGCGTAACCCCCGGCGAGCATTCTTACTCCTGGACGCCGACCGCGGCCTCCGGCTTGTACCTGCTGCGTCTGACTGGAGCTTCCCAGACTCAGACCGCCAAACTGCTCTATTTGAGGTAA
- a CDS encoding YCF48-related protein translates to MRRSLFCICCLAVVSLVCAQGWEVQPCHPTLNDLNSIARVSPTVLWAVGQKGTVIRTDDAGVTWAAQASGTQANLSDIFALNSSTAWAVGDSGTMLHTTNSGQSWEMHRATDFRLVAVTFTNAQNGWVVGYRGFALHTTDGGETWLTVSILNTGSDLHDIQFLNDSRGWIVGSVGSRFYTSDGGTTWIDQMGTWQTGILWSVQFVDDSSGWAAGDRSKILHTTNGGTSWNDPHLGYDGNGFVSVNFADPLHGWIAADNGTLLRTADGGITWHETAIPLNRCRKVLFSDSLHGWSVGEMGRVLQTEDGGTTWASLTGYYLQDNVQSVYFCDPRTGWTAGDNGSIHRTTDGGRSWVRSGSGTTIDLYGTWATDRDTAWVVGDGATILRTTDGGATWQPQNYGTGYYLWAIAMQDGHTGWTVGSQGTILYTTDSGARWTAQTSGTDHFLYGIAVSGQTVYVVGDYGDVLHSTDDGATWDLQTLPVLSSFGGVAAIGTDSAWAVGDGIIARTTDAGTTWTCMNVQASPQSVTFSDHLNGWAAARSGVMLRTTDGGNTWTGWDSGIPWDLAAITFPTAGQGWAVGQIGIILHYGGEAAATPHLPVPAVTRDYALSAYPNPFNASTMLRMAVPVSGAASLSVYDVTGRLVTTLQNGFLSAGIHTYRFDGQDLSSGIYFARLSAAKGSTSQKLILLK, encoded by the coding sequence ATGAGACGCTCTTTGTTTTGCATCTGTTGCCTCGCCGTGGTGTCGTTGGTCTGTGCACAGGGATGGGAGGTGCAGCCTTGCCATCCAACGCTGAATGATCTGAACAGTATCGCGCGCGTCAGTCCCACGGTACTATGGGCCGTGGGTCAAAAAGGAACCGTCATCCGCACCGATGATGCCGGAGTAACCTGGGCCGCGCAGGCCTCCGGAACTCAGGCAAACCTTAGCGACATTTTCGCGCTGAACAGCAGTACGGCCTGGGCGGTCGGTGATTCGGGGACGATGCTGCATACGACCAATAGCGGTCAAAGCTGGGAGATGCACCGGGCCACGGATTTCCGGCTGGTTGCCGTGACGTTCACCAACGCGCAAAATGGTTGGGTTGTAGGCTACAGAGGCTTCGCCCTGCACACCACCGATGGTGGCGAGACGTGGCTGACGGTGTCCATCCTGAATACCGGTAGTGATCTCCACGACATCCAATTTCTGAACGACAGCCGCGGCTGGATCGTCGGCAGCGTTGGATCGCGCTTTTACACCTCGGACGGAGGCACGACGTGGATTGACCAGATGGGCACCTGGCAGACCGGCATTTTGTGGAGTGTGCAGTTTGTGGATGACAGCAGCGGGTGGGCGGCGGGCGATAGAAGCAAAATCCTGCATACGACCAATGGGGGCACAAGCTGGAATGATCCGCATTTGGGATATGACGGCAATGGTTTTGTCAGTGTAAACTTTGCCGATCCGCTGCATGGCTGGATCGCCGCCGACAACGGCACGCTGCTACGCACGGCTGACGGTGGAATCACCTGGCATGAGACGGCAATTCCACTGAACCGCTGCCGCAAGGTATTGTTCAGCGACAGCCTGCACGGCTGGAGTGTGGGCGAGATGGGGCGCGTGCTTCAGACCGAAGATGGTGGCACCACGTGGGCCTCGCTGACCGGCTACTATCTGCAGGACAATGTGCAGAGCGTGTATTTCTGCGACCCACGCACCGGCTGGACCGCGGGAGATAATGGTTCGATCCATCGCACCACCGACGGGGGCCGGTCATGGGTTCGGTCCGGTTCCGGAACGACGATAGACTTGTACGGCACTTGGGCGACAGATCGCGATACGGCCTGGGTGGTCGGCGATGGCGCGACCATTCTCCGCACCACCGATGGCGGCGCGACGTGGCAGCCGCAAAACTACGGCACCGGCTACTACCTGTGGGCCATTGCCATGCAGGATGGGCACACCGGCTGGACGGTGGGCTCACAGGGCACAATTCTTTACACCACCGACTCCGGCGCTCGCTGGACCGCACAGACCAGCGGCACAGATCACTTCCTTTATGGAATCGCCGTCAGCGGTCAAACCGTTTACGTGGTGGGCGATTACGGCGATGTGCTGCACAGCACGGATGACGGAGCAACCTGGGACTTGCAAACCCTTCCGGTCTTGAGTTCCTTTGGCGGCGTAGCGGCCATCGGTACGGACTCCGCCTGGGCGGTGGGCGACGGCATCATCGCCCGCACGACCGATGCCGGCACCACGTGGACGTGCATGAACGTGCAGGCCTCGCCGCAAAGCGTCACCTTTTCCGATCATCTGAACGGCTGGGCCGCCGCACGAAGCGGCGTCATGCTGCGCACTACCGATGGCGGCAACACATGGACCGGATGGGATTCCGGCATCCCCTGGGATCTGGCCGCCATCACCTTCCCCACCGCTGGGCAGGGCTGGGCAGTTGGACAAATCGGCATCATCCTTCACTATGGCGGCGAAGCCGCGGCAACTCCGCATCTTCCGGTTCCGGCAGTCACGCGGGATTACGCGCTGAGTGCATACCCCAATCCCTTCAACGCGAGTACCATGCTCCGCATGGCGGTCCCGGTTTCCGGAGCGGCATCCCTTTCCGTTTACGATGTGACGGGCCGCCTCGTCACAACGCTGCAGAATGGTTTCCTCAGTGCCGGAATCCACACGTATCGTTTTGACGGCCAGGATCTTTCCAGCGGCATCTACTTCGCCCGCCTGAGCGCGGCAAAGGGTTCGACGTCGCAGAAACTTATCTTATTGAAATAG
- a CDS encoding bifunctional UDP-sugar hydrolase/5'-nucleotidase, whose translation MKHFLLIFSVLLWAAVACAGETWSLVVCHSNDVHGGVDSSLATFMNPEFPPQLGGGASASTLISYMRQYCHTKGDGFLLLDTGDIFQGTLVGTKTKGDAVVRYMNEVGYDAWVLGNHEFDLSRVVPEKLMTEAEFTVLSANVYDTTNGVYTHFAKPYLIRDFGKLKIGIVGITTAGTVREAFKENIHNLFFAPEVPTLAAYRDTLRAKGCDIVIAACHFGLPFDRWEAYDDVEKREKEGWKSDYAKNAMELVRRVPGIDILFAGDIHVGYQEPWVDPVNHTPCFQGYGRGTNLLAVEFEFDLTTKKLVGWKNFQDEGSLITLMSDRFPRNRQVATSIDTVAERVEKGFNDRIGEAIAPITRTGEGESLLGNLICDAMQWKMKGDIAITNKGGVRTDIPAGIITPHDVFDVLPFDNTLGTVMVSGKFMKDLLEAKVIYGGSGLYVSGMKVKVDRARPAGDRVVSLEIGGKPYQPDSTYRLVTTDYLLEGNSGMEKLAALRSQAAIESGVFMRDAVLEYIKEHSPIDPKLDGRWQTTGDKP comes from the coding sequence ATGAAACATTTTCTGCTTATTTTTTCCGTTCTGCTGTGGGCTGCGGTGGCCTGTGCGGGCGAGACGTGGTCGCTGGTGGTGTGCCATTCCAATGACGTGCACGGCGGCGTGGACTCGTCGCTGGCCACGTTCATGAATCCCGAATTTCCGCCGCAGCTTGGCGGTGGCGCGTCCGCCTCGACCTTGATTTCCTACATGCGCCAGTACTGCCACACCAAGGGGGACGGCTTTCTGCTGCTGGATACCGGCGACATCTTTCAGGGCACGCTGGTCGGTACCAAGACCAAGGGCGATGCCGTCGTGCGCTACATGAACGAAGTCGGCTACGACGCCTGGGTGCTCGGCAATCATGAATTCGATCTCAGCCGCGTGGTTCCGGAAAAGCTGATGACCGAAGCCGAATTCACCGTGCTCTCGGCCAATGTCTACGATACCACCAACGGTGTGTATACGCACTTTGCCAAGCCGTATCTGATCCGCGATTTCGGCAAGCTCAAAATCGGCATTGTGGGCATCACCACCGCCGGCACCGTGCGCGAAGCCTTCAAGGAAAATATCCACAACCTGTTCTTCGCGCCGGAAGTCCCCACGCTGGCCGCCTACCGCGATACGCTGCGCGCCAAGGGCTGCGACATTGTGATTGCCGCCTGCCACTTCGGTCTGCCCTTTGACCGCTGGGAAGCCTATGACGACGTCGAGAAGCGCGAGAAAGAAGGCTGGAAATCCGACTATGCGAAGAACGCCATGGAGCTGGTGCGGCGCGTGCCGGGCATCGATATTCTGTTCGCCGGCGATATCCACGTCGGCTATCAGGAACCGTGGGTGGATCCGGTCAATCACACGCCCTGCTTTCAGGGCTATGGCCGCGGCACCAATCTGCTCGCCGTCGAATTCGAGTTCGATCTGACCACCAAAAAACTCGTCGGCTGGAAGAACTTTCAGGATGAGGGCTCGCTGATCACGCTGATGTCGGACCGCTTTCCGCGTAACCGGCAGGTTGCCACCAGTATCGACACCGTGGCCGAACGCGTGGAAAAGGGCTTCAATGACCGCATCGGCGAAGCGATTGCGCCCATCACGCGCACCGGCGAAGGGGAATCGCTGCTCGGCAATCTGATCTGCGATGCCATGCAGTGGAAGATGAAGGGCGATATCGCCATCACCAACAAGGGCGGCGTGCGTACCGATATTCCTGCGGGCATAATTACCCCGCATGATGTGTTCGATGTGCTGCCCTTCGACAACACTCTCGGCACGGTGATGGTCAGCGGCAAGTTCATGAAGGATCTTCTGGAGGCTAAGGTGATTTACGGCGGCAGCGGCCTGTATGTCAGCGGCATGAAGGTCAAGGTGGACCGCGCGCGTCCCGCAGGAGATCGCGTGGTCTCGCTGGAAATCGGCGGCAAACCGTATCAGCCGGACAGCACCTACCGCCTCGTCACCACCGACTATCTGCTCGAAGGCAACAGCGGCATGGAAAAACTCGCGGCGTTGCGCTCGCAGGCCGCCATCGAGAGCGGCGTCTTTATGCGGGATGCGGTGCTCGAATACATCAAAGAACATTCGCCCATCGATCCTAAACTCGACGGGCGCTGGCAGACGACCGGCGACAAGCCGTAA